Genomic window (Vigna radiata var. radiata cultivar VC1973A chromosome 1, Vradiata_ver6, whole genome shotgun sequence):
AAAATGACTAACAACAATGACTAAATTGACTtgctaaatttaatttcatcaatctaTTTAGCATTAACCTTAATTTTAGGAAAGAAAATGGCAAACGCAGACAaggatgattttattttatttggttaaagGTCGTGTCTGGTCCAAGTCCGCGCTTAGTGTCAACTCCCTAAGATAGCGCGTGACTTTATCCTCCGTTTACCGACTCAGATTTTCCACGTTCAGAGTATTTACGATATTGCCACCGctctcttttccttctccctGTTCTGTTGTCTTCCGATACAATTTCTTCTCCCATTTCCTTCTCTCGTTATCTTCCTTTATCTCTCCTTTTTTCCGTTGACATGTCTTCTGCCGGCGGCGACGGTACCTCCGGCGAGCCTCGCCAATACTTCTGTCACCAGTGCAATCGCACCGTTTCTGTTACCCCTTCCCCGTCCTCCGATCTTCTCTGCCCCAATTGCAACGGCGGCTTCCTCGAAGAACTCGAaatccctaaccctaaccctatcCCTATCCCGTCCAATCCTTTCTTCCCCGACTTCCCTCTCACCGGGACCACCGCCATTCCTCTCATCTTCCCTGGAGGAACTGGCCAGCCCTTCGACGATTTCTCCACCCTCTCCGGCACTCGATCTGACGCCGCCACCGCCGATACTGCCCTCGCCCCCTTTGTGCTCCTCCAGAACTACTTGCAAACCCTAAGAGCCGCTGGCGGCGGTGGAAACCTTCAACTGGTGATTGAGTCCGGCGACCCCGGCGGAGCGTTTCGGTTTCCTGGCATCACCCACGGTGACTACTTCTTCGGGACGGGCCTTGAGGAGCTGATCCAGCACCTTGCCGAGAACGATCCGAACCGCTATGGCACCCCACCGGCTTCTAAGAAGGCGGTGGAGGGGCTGCCGGACGTCTCCGTCACCGACGAGCTGCTTGCGTCGGATTCCTCACAATGTGCAGTGTGCAAAGACACGTTCGAACTCGGTGAAACCGCGAAGCAGATGCCCTGTAAGCATATATATCACGCGGACTGCATTTTACCTTGGTTAGAATTGCATAATTCCTGTCCCGTTTGTCGGTATGAGCTGCCCACAGATGATCCTGATTACGAGCAGAGGGCTCATCGTGGTAGCGGTGGCGGTAGTGGAGGCGGTAGTGGTGGTACCGGCAGTGGGGTGGCTCCCCAGGTGAATTGGAACCTGGCTGTGGGGCCTGGTGGTTCTGCGGATTCGTCTGGTGGAGGAGACAATTCCCAGCGGAGGAGGTTTAGGGTGGCTTTGCCATGGCCCTTCAGGCAATCTGTTTCTTCTGGTGCTGAGACAAGTAATGTTGGCGGTGCCAACAATGATGACAACAGTATAAATGGTGGGGAAACCAATAGTGGGCAATCAAATTCTGAAAACAGGGGAAATCGGAACTTTGAGTCGGAGACCAGACAGGAAGATCTAGATTGAGAAGCACTCGTGTTTGATATGTAAGTTTGCATGTTACCTCTTTCTTTTGAGTGTTGAATTTTTGTTCTGTCGGATGTTTTGCTATTTGCAAATTATGATTAAGGTTTTTGCATTATGCTGTTGTCTGTTTCTGATGGCATAATTAAGATGATGAGTTAGAATCATAGTGTTAAATTGTATTCTCCTCGACTGAATGTAGTTGTCCGGTGCGTGTTAGAATAATGTGTATGGTTTAAAATTTGTTGCACGTCAGCCATTAGGTGACAAGTTAGATATAAATACCTAAATCAATGAAATAGTATGATATCTAAACATACAAATTCGGATAAATAGTTGTCCAGCTGCTgctttatcttttttcttttatgtttctttgttggtgtataatttttttgagGGGAGGTGTATGAAGATCTTTGTTCTATCAATTTGTTAATTGTAGAAGTGGACCAAAGGATGCGAATATGGTTTCTCTTTTTTCTAACTTGAAAAGCAAAAGTCATGAGTTAAACAATGATTTATGGCAGACTTTAGTTCTGGCCATATTCAAGTAATAGTGCTGTTATTTCTAATGTCTATCTCCAAAATCCTGGCCATATTCAATACGTCTACTTTGTCCTGGCCATATTCAAGTAATAGTGCTGTTATTTCTAATGTCTATCTCCAAAATCCTTTAGAGTTTATCACTTTCCCTGATTGctcaatcaaaattatataatccatTAATATGAATTAAAGTAGGGCTAGTCTTTTGTACTTCTTTGGTAAGGACATCTAAAACTATATTGATCAAGTTAGAACTCAAAATTGAACCCTGTACAACACTTCTCATgaaactttatactttttttcattaagtgtCTTTTTAGGTTTCGTTCTTATCCATCAACTCTTGTTGAGGATAAATAGCTTCCTTCATTCACTTTCACATAATATGTGAAGTATAATTTGTGAAATAGTAGCAGATTTGTCCTGTTAATAACTTGGTGCTGCTCGCATGGTTGTCAATAGTGCTTAATTAaagtcaaaatcaaaatttcctGTCTGGCAACATAACAATCCCTTCTATAGCAAATATTCAGtatcaatcttttattttaaatgttattatattacTCTGGTTAAATATGAAGGACGTGGATACAAAGCAAATCTTTTAGCGCTAGAAATTGTTCATTTGAAGTCCTTTTTGAACAGATCGCACTTTGCTGGAGTGCCATTCAGAAAGTTTGAGTGATTATATTCCAGCAAGTGGTCCCTATTTTATTCTATAccaaaatatctataaaatcaTCATGATAATCATTTTTATGTTGTCAtacaaaaagaaatcaattgataaagtaataaaatgtaatattgaaTACCAAAATGACACGAAGTACAGCGATACATTTTCTACACAGGAGACAAAAGTTTCCTACACAAACTGTgcaaatacattttaattacaCAACCCATTATCAGTAGTATACTTCTAATGCACAAATGTCGTCATGTAGTCTCTAActatcaacatttattttgcaaaCCTTGCAGCCTGAACATTACTCCAAAAATGTGTGAAAAGTTGTGTAGGCAGTATGCAATAATTATGGAATTACTTTTCTtgatttcaaaaagaaatacatgggaatttgaagaaaaaaaaatcctaataaaaggaaataaatctTCTGAAATATAGGAAGTAAATATCCAGAAATGAAGACTCTAAATCAAGAGCAAATCTACCAAATAAACTCTTAATACCAATCCCTTAATTGTAGGGATTTTTACAAACAAATCTATATTTATGGTTCAATCAATTCATATTTATTGAAGAGTAAATGTGTAATGTTTGCACCCATATTTCAactaaatgttttttaataaatttgctATGGCAGAACCAGTTATTTTCTGCTACATATTATCCTAATAATGAACTATTTGGAGATGGGCAGCAAACATAGCAAATATTCTCTGACTCCGTTAGCGGTTTTGCTAGGGGTTTTTCTTAAGCTTCCCAATAATCTTAGGTTGAGAATGTTAAGTTTTCATGTTTggtataacaattttaaaaataatttccagCAACCTAATGTTTCCtgaaattgtttttaatcaAGTTTCCCGCTAAAACTTTCTCATGGGGGAGGGGCTGGAAATCCAAGTgtttttatacaattttgtttctaattcCCAAAACATTATAAACATACCAAACATATTTATGACATTTTCTGGATACAAGATTCCTGGATTAATCAATATGTTGTATACTAAACACcttaattagtaaaatatagGACACTTGACACATACAATGACAATATTGGAATGAAATAGGAGACACATtcttatttattcttctttctctcatttTGTGAGCCTCACGAAAGGA
Coding sequences:
- the LOC106772451 gene encoding E3 ubiquitin-protein ligase RING1-like; the protein is MSSAGGDGTSGEPRQYFCHQCNRTVSVTPSPSSDLLCPNCNGGFLEELEIPNPNPIPIPSNPFFPDFPLTGTTAIPLIFPGGTGQPFDDFSTLSGTRSDAATADTALAPFVLLQNYLQTLRAAGGGGNLQLVIESGDPGGAFRFPGITHGDYFFGTGLEELIQHLAENDPNRYGTPPASKKAVEGLPDVSVTDELLASDSSQCAVCKDTFELGETAKQMPCKHIYHADCILPWLELHNSCPVCRYELPTDDPDYEQRAHRGSGGGSGGGSGGTGSGVAPQVNWNLAVGPGGSADSSGGGDNSQRRRFRVALPWPFRQSVSSGAETSNVGGANNDDNSINGGETNSGQSNSENRGNRNFESETRQEDLD